The segment AAACCTACAATATCAAAAACGACTTGACCAAAGTAATCCCTCACCTCACCACTCTCAAATTAATGCAACTATCTTTAAACCGAacacaaaaaaaaattccaaGAAATAATGACACCCAACTTTTGACAATTTAAAATGGTTTCAACAACACCACTCGGTTAATTTGACAATTCCAACAAAAATTCGACAGCATTATGAGACAGAATGAGAAAATTCCAACCAAAGTTTAAACAATTTTTTTGAACAAATTTCCAAGCAAATCAACCAATCTCAACCATTTTCAAATCAATGTTTTCAAATAAACCGGGCAACAACTAACGATCCTAGGCAATTTCCAAAGCATAACTGGATGCAATTATCGAATTGAAACAATGCAATGTAATAAAAACCAAGGAAAGAAAATACCCGAATTATCCCAAAATTGAACTTGAACCCGGAATCCGCTACTGTGCACCCCAAGCTTTGGTTATTCGTGGGTGCCAACATGCAAGACTTGTTCACTGAAGGAAAATTTTTAACTTTATTTGTGTGAAAAATCCGACGGCGGCTCGTGGTGGCTCAAAAATTCCGGGAAaatttttggtgagattttgAGGTTTTGTTCGGTTAGATGTAAAGAGCTTGGAAAAAGAAACACTTTGGTGGTGTCGGAATTGCGAAAGGTGGTCGGAGTTGGCCGAAAAATGGCCGGAAAGCGGCAAGTTGGGTGGTGGTGGCGCCCCTAAACCCGACAATGGATCGGAGTAAATTTTGGGTGGGGTTTGTAGAGCACGGAAAATGGTGAAGAATGGCGGTGGTCTCGTCGGATTCCGACCGGTGGAACTCCGGGAAATCGATTTTTAGTGAAAAGTGGGTTTATGTGTTCTTGAGAGTTTAAGAGAGAATGGTGAGGGTTTGAGAGAatgaaatgaagaagaagagttgctggaggttttcaatccatattcaaGTGTGGTCAACACCCGGTCAACGTTGGTCAACTCATTAAACCacttggtcaacgaaagtcaaagctGGTCAACAAAATAAGGGTTGGCCGCGCAGAGGGGGCACGTGGGTCGCGCAGTCTATGCAGTTAGTGCCATTTTTTTGTCGCAGTTTAAAGATCGGCCGCGCACACCAGCCGCGCACCCGTGCGCAGGTCGCGCGGATCATGCAGTTAGGAATCCGGTTTTTGTCGCGAGTTGAAGACCGGCCGCGCACACCAGCCGCGCACCCGTGCGCGGGTCGCGCATAGTTCTGGTCCCGGTTTGcgatttttttttcgttttcttcACTAGTTCTTGATTCGGAAggccccaaacacctagaaactcttgGCTTCTTCAAAAATGACTTCAAAAGTtgcatcaaaacattttcaaaacttcTTTATTCGAACGTAGAGATATGAAAGCATAaagctttccaaaaatgcccctcTTTAACGTCATAGGCGAGACGTCCTTCTAGCTTGGTTCAACACACCGGGACATCCAAGTGGATGATTTCAATAACACTTGCATTAAAACCTTCATAGAATGGCTTTAATCGGTGCCCattgactttgaaaatttgtcccGTTTCTTCACTTTGGATTTCGACCGCTCCATGGTCAAAAGTCTTTATTACAACAAATGGGCCAATCCACCTTGATCTTAATTTACCCGGGAATAACTTCAACCGTGAATGGTAAAGTAAGACCCTATGTCCCGGTTCAAAATTCTTCCGGGTGATGGACTTGTCGTGGAAGAGCTTCGTTTTCTCCTTATAAATCCTTGCGTTTTCATAGGATTCGTTTCTCAATTCTTCTAGCTCTTGGAGTTGAAGTTTCCTATGCCTTCCCGCCTCGTCTATGTCGAAGTTGCATTTCTTGACCGCCCAAAATGCTCGGTGCTCTAACTCGACGGGAAGATGAAAAGATTTTCCAAATACCAATCTGAAGGGCGACATTCCGATCGGGGTCTTATAAGCGGTCCGATATGCCCATAAGGCATCGTCAAGTCTCAAACTCCAATCCTTCCTTGTCGGGTTCACCGTTTTCTCTAGAATAGACTTCACTTCACGATTTGAGACCTCCGCTTGACCATTCGTTTGAGGGTGATAGGCAGTAGAGACACGATGAGTCACGTGATACTTCTTCAATAGAGCCTCCATCATTTTGTTGCAAAAGTGCGTCCCTCTATCACTAATCAAAGCCCTAGGCACACCAAATCTCGCGAAAACATTAGACTTTAAAAACTCGATAACCGTTTTGGCATCGTCCGATCTTGTGGCTTTGGCTTCAACCCATTTAGAAACATATAGcacaagttgttgaacctctcccaataatcatggaaagtctcattttgaccttggcggattccacaaatctcatttcGAAGACTTAAGACTCTTGAGGCGGGATAGAACTTATCAAGGAAAGCTCTTGCCATGTCGGTCCATGAGTTGATCGACCCCGgtggaagatagaataaccaatcttttgctctatcggccaatgaaaaggggaatgcccttagcttgacttggtcatcggttgacccttgtggcttcatgctagtgcaaataatgtggaacatcttcaagtgcttatgagggtcttcgttctccaatccatgaaaagttggtaggtggtggactaaacttgacttcaattccgaacctccttccaaaaccgggtaattgataccggttggagtttgtgtaacatcggtcTCCATCATTTGCCTCAAGGTTCTCTCGGGAACTTCTCCTCCGTCCGCCATTACAATCGGTTCAATAATGGGTGGATTTTGTTGTAGGGGTGGTGTTTCGGGAATTTCTTGGCGAGGGTCGGGACTAGAATCGGGTTCTATATCACTTAATGAAGCGGTTTCAACCTCCGGGTCCCCGTGGGGGTTAGAAGTTTGACCACGTTCAACTCGTTTTTCCTTAGCCAAACGCCTTGCTTCTTTTTCGATTTCGGGGTTGTAAATCAAGTCACCTGTACGCtgagatctgggcatagagaaacaaattgattaaaaataaaccagtccccggcaacggcgccaaaaatttggtggttgtcgaggccaacacaaataataaccctaaatattacacactaaaatagtgtatagtggtaaagggatcgaatccacggagattggttaaatttataactctatgaaaaatctctttgtaaaaatacttgtaaaatgacaataaaaataaaatggggggttttggtgttttgaaatacttgaaacaaactagaattaactatgatttaaatagacaaatgcaacaaaaataagagtttgatgtaaaatcaataagggagagatggttgacttaaagtttcctcactttgacttttgatgaacatatcattagaatccaatggtgcaatactttgatttaaatccttaatttggctatagtaatccaaggagcttgagattacctagacttttcttaattgttgaaatggctagagaagctcataacaatttccttagtcaaagtcactaattccaaatagcatgtaattagtgaaaatcaactagcattaagaaccaaaaagtcaccaaatccaagaggggtcaaatgctttcaccaccatgttggaggaaatgtttttatgattgtgtgaagcaaaaacaacacaaaaatcatttgttgcttgctaatttgaggatcctttacttaatcaagaaattagccaactaatcaccacaaacacatttaaactcatgaactaaaacatacaagtagtgataagatgttaaaacacaaaacattcccataaagatttaagaacatgttcatggattcttcaacattcaacaaaagttcaaaggattaaccaaaagtcaaccaagattagtttagccaagcatggctaaacccaaagaaacaaagttagagaaaattgtaccaaacattaagcaagaatcaagaggtaaaaatatgatgttcttcaagtgttcttggccttcaaaagtcttcaaaactccagagagaatctccaaaaatcggatgtccaagagtccccaaaagatgggcaccaaccttcctcaaatagccttccaaatggatttccgaaaATGCCCCTGCAGggggttgcgcgacccgcgtgctgctacgcgggtgggttgcgtgggtggtgcctgacatgggcttctttgagattttgggcctccaaagcatgtcccactagcccagatcgaatccaatcacctcctagcccattttcttcaagtttttcttcattttaagcctaatttgacctctccaaatcctccaaagcccGTGCACTCTCCCGATTAACAATCTACGCAAGCTTGAAtaaactcccgcatcttgcaaatttaaagtttatttctctccaaaccttcaaataaccatcaagctcgttccatgcatcatctccacaatcaccaagcctaacatcatttttgtctaccaaatctcatcgcttcccatacgtcccgaacactccagctccgctagacccgaaaacctgcaattatgctcacaagattcgaaagtacccgaaatagtcataaaataacaaaatggaaaatatgcatggaaattatctaaattatgaatgaaatatgctaaaataaactataaaaagaagtaaacaaaactaactatcacaacatcatacccattttgttcagaaaaccattgaatttgaTTTCGTCTAgtgccttagtaaagacatcagcaatttcATTGTCAGATGGGAAAAAAGTAAGTTCAAGGTTTCCTTTTAagacatgatctttaatgaaatggtGTCGTATATCAATGTGCTTCTTCACGGAGTGCTTAATTGGATTGTGTGAAATCGCAATGGCACTTTGATAATCACAATTGATTGGAATTTGTTGAAACAGGTAACCATAGTCCAGGAGTTGtgatttcatccaaagaacttgagaGGTGCAACCAGCAGTATCAGTGTATTCCGCTTTGGCTGTTGATTGTGCAATGCAGTTTTGTTTCTTAGATGACCAACTAACCAATCTTCCACCcaaaaattgacagccaccaaaGGTGCTTTTTCTGTCAACTGAAGACCACCATAGTTCGAATCGGAATATGCTTTTAGGAGGAAACTCTCATTTGCTGGGTACCAGATTCCGAGACTCTTTTTACCTTTGTGGTATCAGAATATTTCCTTGACCGCCAgaagatgagacatctttggattgacctgaaatctggcacacaaacatgtagaaaacatgatgtctggaCGACTTTTTGTTAGGTAGATTagtgatccaatcattcctctataCTTCTTTTCTTCAACAGCAACACCTGATGGGTCCAAAAAGATCTTGTTTCCGAAACCCATAGGTACCTTTGTAGAGGCACAAgtatccattgagtatttcttgaggagctcagaaatgtacttctcttggtgaatAAAGATTCCTCTGTTGGTTTGTTTTACTTGGAGACTGAGGAAGAAACTTAGTTCACGATTCATACTCATTTGGAATCAACTAACCATTAATTTTGCAAAATGAGCAACCATTATTGGATCGGTGGACCCAAAAATAATATCGTCCACATAGATTTGAACCAATATGAGATGTTTTCCATTTGATCTTTGGAATAGGGTAGGATCAAGAATTCGTTTTTGAAAACCAAAACACTTGAGAAAGCCAGTGAGAGTCTCGTACCAGGCGCGAGGAGCTTGCTAGAGACCATAAACAGCTTTTTGGAGTTTGTAGCAATAATTTATATAAGATGGATTGACAAAACCAGGAGGCTATTGAAGATACACTTTAGTATCTAGTTTACCATTAAGAAAAGCacttttgacgtccatttggtaaactttgaagTCTTTGTGAGTTGCATAAGCAAGAAAAATTCCGATGGCTTCAAGACGGGAAATAGGAACAAAGGACTCGTCATACTCAAGTCCTTCAATCTATGTGAATCCTTTGGCCACTACTCTTTCTTTGTTTCGAATGATAACTCCAGCGCCGTCTAGCTTGTTTTGGAACACCCATCTCGTACCTATAGTGGGATGATACTAAGGAGGAGGAACGAGAGTCCATAATTCTTTTCAATCAAATTCTGTCAATTCTTCTTGCATGGTTGTAATCCAGTCAGCATGTTCAAGTTCTTCCTTGATGGATTTCGGTTCAACCATTGAGATAAATGCCAAGAAATGGCATTCATTTTGGATGTTGGTAGCAGAACGAGTTTGAATGTTGCACCAGATTATGAAAAATTCGAATGggactttgtgaatcacaatacaaaggtatcttcttcatattgattgCATAGTCACAAAGCTGAATTTGAATCCAAATGATCTGAGAAGTGCAAGCTGCAGCAacaacatatttttcttttactATGGAAATCAAAACAtaggtttgtttcttcgattgccagctcaCAAGCTTCCCATCAAGTAATTAACATCCACCAGAACTGCTTTTCCTTTCGAGTTGAAATCTACCTAGGTTGGCATCCAAAAATGATTGAATGAAGAAGCCagtcttcgaagggtaccacaaACCCAATGAAGCTGTCCCTTTGAGATAGCAAAAGATATTCTTTCTTGCAGTTAGATGGGGTTCTTTATGATTTGACTGATACCTCGCACAATTGCAAACaataaacataatatcaggtcgactcACAGTTAAGTATAACAATGAACCAATCATGCTCATGTATAACGTGAGATCAAAAACAGACTTGTCCAATGAAGGTCCAAGTCGTGTGCCAACTGCCACAGGTACTTGCAATTTTGAACTActcgtcattccaaacttttcaagaagATTGCGAGAATACTTATCTTGATTGATAAAGATTCCTTGTCTGCTTTGAAGAATATTTAATCCCATAAAATTTTTAATCgtccccatcatgctcatcttAAACTGACTCTTCGTCATATTCTCAAACTCATTCGACAATGTAGGGTCAGTAGAGcaaaaaataatatcatcgacataaatttgaacaagcataagatgaaTCCCAACTTTCTTTCAAAGGAGactgggatcaactgatccttgtttaaattttgattgctttaaaaaattggtaagagttgcaaCCAGCCGCGTGAtgtttgttttaacccataaaccgCTTTATCGAGAATATAACAATGATCAggatatttatcattaataaaacCTAGTAGTTGCTTGACATACACAGTCTCTTCCAGCACACCATTCAGAaaagcacacttgacatccatttgatagacatcgAAATCCTTGTgtgctgcataagctaaaaatattcgAACATCCTCGATTCTTGCAACAGGGGtaaaggtttcctcataatcgataccctcttgttgagaatatccttttACAACTAGCCTATCTTTGTTTCGAACCACATTACattctttatcagttttatttttaaaaatccattttaaaccaATAACTGATACATCTTCAGGTTGTGGAACAAGTCAGCACAGCTTGTTTCGCTCAAATTCagcaagttcagattgcatagaaaCAACCCAATCAGGATGTTCCATACTAGCCTTTACTGATTTTTGTTCGATTTTGGAAATGAAAACATTGAACATGAAAAATTCTTGATGAACATTAAGTACCTCATTTCTAGCACAAAGTTGAGCCGTCGTCAATACTCCAGCTTGTACATCACCAAGCACTTGTTCTTTAGGATGATTTATTGTCTACTTATCCAAAGGTGGGTAGGCTGGATCGaaatccaaaggtgcatcttcgaacATATCATCTAGTTCTGAACCTTCACCTACATTAGACATATTATCAAATATATCATGAAAAACTTCAGTTTGTATGTTCGAATCGTTAGGAATAATTCGATTTTGCTCCCCCTCGACGATAGGATCAGAATTattatgctccccctcaacatcagCACTCGAAtgatcatgctccccctcgaatgTATGTTCCCCCTCAACAATAGTACTCGAATTCAAGTACTCCCCCTCCACCTGATCACCTTGCAATACTGGATGAGTTTCAACTTGTATTGGAGAATTCATTGTGGATTGTGAAACATCATCATCCTGAGTTATAGTTGAATCATCAGAATACTTCGAAACTTTAGGAGTCTGATTATCTATAGCATGTACTTCTGCATCAATAGCCCTGTCAGGAAAACTAAAacttaagtcataatcaaaatc is part of the Lactuca sativa cultivar Salinas chromosome 7, Lsat_Salinas_v11, whole genome shotgun sequence genome and harbors:
- the LOC111891051 gene encoding uncharacterized mitochondrial protein AtMg00810-like, yielding MTKSQFKMSMMGTIKNFMGLNILQSRQGIFINQDKYSRNLLEKFGMTSSSKLQVPVAVGTRLGPSLDKSVFDLTLYMSMIGSLLYLTVSRPDIMFIVCNCARYQSNHKEPHLTARKNIFCYLKGTASLGLWYPSKTGFFIQSFLDANLGRFQLERKSSSGGC